A genomic stretch from Larus michahellis chromosome 7, bLarMic1.1, whole genome shotgun sequence includes:
- the LOC141746724 gene encoding C-C motif chemokine 4-like, which translates to MKVSATVLALLLVAASCSQTFSGPVGSDLPICCFSYTQHKLPQRLILRYYSTSTSCTLPAIVFITKKGRQVCANPSDTWVQSYLQNLKQN; encoded by the exons ATGAAGGTCTCCGCAACCGTTCTTGCTCTTCTCCTCGTTGCAGCCTCTTGCTCCCAAACTTTCTCAGGCCCAG TTGGATCCGACCTCCCaatctgctgcttctcttacaCACAGCACAAGCTCCCGCAGAGGCTCATCCTGCGGTATtacagcaccagcaccagctgcACCCTGCCAGCCATCGT GTTCATCACCAAGAAAGGCCGACAGGTCTGTGCCAATCCCAGTGACACCTGGGTTCAAAGTTACCTGCAAAACTTGAAGCAGAACTGA
- the LOC141746778 gene encoding C-C motif chemokine 4 homolog yields MKTSTAALAVLFVAVLCYQVSSSPFAINFSGPCCIQYRTKAFPLSRIMMYEHTGSHCPQPAVIFTTVKGNKVCGKPDEKWVQDVVNAQKDKAGSG; encoded by the exons ATGAAGACCTCCACAGCAGCCCTTGCTGTACTTTTTGTGGCTGTCCTCTGCTACCAGGTCTCTTCTTCTCCAT TTGCCATCAACTTTTCTGGACCCTGCTGCATCCAATACAGGACCAAAGCGTTTCCCTTGAGCCGCATTATGATGTATGAGCACACGGGCAGCCACTGCCCCCAGCCAGCTGTGAT ATTTACCACAGTCAAAGGCAACAAGGTCTGTGGCAAACCTGATGAAAAGTGGGTCCAGGACGTCGTGAATGCCCAGAAGGACAAGGCAGGCAGTGGATGA
- the LOC141746776 gene encoding E3 ubiquitin-protein ligase TRIM39-like yields the protein MALTGALERLQEEAICPICLEYMSEPVSIDCGHNFCGGCIAKHCQEKGLWGDGPFSCPQCRASCHRSGFRPNRQLANIVESIRQLGLRGGPGTEPGPGTPLCAQHDERLKLFCEEEEEAICVVCRESLHHRSHTVYPIEEAAQVYKVKLQKSLEHLSKEVEEVKKRESAERMKTQECKEAVKKKRERIVSEFGKLHRLLADEEKLLLQKLEEEEKQILLMINENLAKLVEQKSLLEELILEIKEKTQQPADRLLKDMKSILSRSEGVKLQSPKAVSVTLKENYSIPERCLGMRDMLKKFKVDVTLDPETAHPELTLSEDRKSVRYGSKKLILSLFDNAKRFSTAPVVLGSQVFFSGRSYWEVQVGDKPEWGLGLCRESASRKGNILFSPNNGYWVLRLQNGGNYEALTLPVSPLTMSVRPRRIGIFLDYEAGEISFYNVTDRSHIYTFTDKFLGNLRPLFFLGAFLGGRNAEPLVISWVRDTQGSGCIIL from the exons ATGGCGCTCACGGGTGCCCTGGagcggctgcaggaggaggccatctgccccatctgcctggagTACATGAGCGAGCCCGTCAGCATCGACTGCGGGCACAACTTCTGCGGGGGCTGCATTGCCAAGCACTGCCAGGAGAAGGGTCTCTGGGGCGATGGGCCCTTCTCCTGCCCGCAGTGCCGGGCCTCCTGCCACCGCAGCGGCTTCCGACCCAACCGGCAGCTGGCCAACATTGTGGAGAGCATCCGGCAGCtagggctgcggggcggcccggggacggagccggggccggggacCCCGCTCTGCGCCCAGCATGATGAGCGCCTCAAGCTCttctgcgaggaggaggaggaggccatcTGCGTGGTGTGCCGGGAGTCCCTGCACCACCGCTCCCACACCGTCTACCCCATTGAGGAGGCTGCGCAGGTGTACAAG GTCAAACTCCAGAAATCCCTGGAGCATCTTTCGAAGGAAGTGGAGGAGGTGAAGAAGCGTGAGTCAGCGGAAAGAATGAAAACCCAGGAGTGCAAG GAGGCAGTGAAGAAGAAGCGGGAGAGGATTGTGAGCGAGTTCGGGAAGTTGCATCGGCTGCTGGCTGatgaggagaagctgctgctccagaagctggaggaggaggagaagcagattCTGCTGATGATCAATGAAAACCTGGCGAAGCTGGTGGAGCAGAAGTCCTTGCTCGAGGAGCTCATCCTGGAGATAAAGGAGAAGACCCAGCAGCCGGCAGACAGGCTGCTCAAG GACATGAAAAGCATCTTGAGCAG GTCCGAGGGGGTAAAGCTCCAGTCCCCCAAGGCTGTGTCTGTGACCCTGAAGGAAAACTACAGCATCCCTGAGCGCTGCCTGGGCATGAGGGACATGCTGAAGAAGTTCAAAG TGGACGTGACTCTGGACCCTGAGACGGCGCACCCTGAGCTTACCCTGTCCGAGGACCGCAAGAGCGTGCGGTATGGGAGTAAGAAGCTGATTCTGTCCCTCTTCGACAACGCCAAGAGGTTCAGCACTGCTCCGGTGGTGCTGGGGAGTCAGGTCTTCTTCTCGGGCCGCTCTTACTGGGAGGTGCAGGTGGGAGACAAGCCCGAGTGGGGCTTGGGGCTGTGCAGGGAGTCTGCCAGCCGGAAAGGCAACATTCTTTTCTCCCCAAACAATGGCTACTGGGTGCTACGGCTGCAAAACGGGGGCAACTATGAGGCCCTCACCTTGCCCGTCTCCCCTCTGACCATGAGCGTGAGACCCCGGCGCATTGGGATCTTCTTGGACTATGAGGCAGGAGAAATCTCCTTTTACAACGTGACTGACCGCTCCCACATTTACACCTTCACCGACAAGTTTTTGGGGAACCTCCGTCCTCTCTTCTTCCTGGGTGCCTTTTTGGGGGGCAGAAATGCAGAGCCCTTGGTGATCTCCTGGGTCAGGGACACGCAGGGGTCCGGGTGCATCATCCTGTGA
- the LOC141746723 gene encoding C-C motif chemokine 4 homolog, with the protein MKVSVAALAILIAAFCYQTSAAPIGSDPPTSCCFTYTSRQLPRSFVVEYYETNSLCSQPAVVFITKKGREVCANPEQDWVQQYMSDLELN; encoded by the exons ATGAAGGTCTCTGTGGCTGCCCTTGCCATTCTCATTGCCGCCTTCTGCTACCAGACCTCCGCTGCACCAA TTGGTTCCGACCCGCCGACCTCCTGCTGCTTCACTTACACCTCCCGGCAGCTGCCCCGCAGCTTCGTGGTGGAATACTATGAGACCAACAGCCTGTGCTCCCAGCCAGCCGTCGT GTTTATCACTAAGAAGGGCCGCGAAGTCTGTGCCAACCCCGAGCAGGACTGGGTCCAGCAGTACATGAGCGACCTGGAGCTGAACTGA